AGTAAGACGTCTCCTAGCTTCTGTCCACCCTCTTTCGTCTCCAGTGCTTCTTTAATTTGTCCCTCTGTAATCATATCTGCTTCTTTTAAAAGGTCACCCAGACGTTTACGTTCTGCCACTTGTTATTCTCCTCACTTTCTCTCCGTACGGAAAATGCGAACTCAATTGGGTAGAGTCCGCATTCCTAAACCGTTATTCCCCTTTGGATGGACCTTCATCAGGGCTCCATATTCCACCTGTTCCATCAGTATCTTCTCCGCCGTTTCCTTCAGTCGATCCTCCAGAGGTCCCATCATCTTCCCCTTCACCCGAGGATTCAGCAGGATCCTTGCTTTCTTGTCCACCTTCTGATCCGCTCGTTTCGCCGTCTTCATTTCCGTCATTCTGGCCATCACTGTTTTCTTCATCGCCACTCTCACTATTGCCACCTGATTCAGCTTCACCATCTGATAGAGATCCGTTTTGATCCGTCCCGCCATTTTCAGATGTGACAGGTTCAACTGGTTCCGGACGTTCCTCTAGTTTGTGAACAGGTGCATAATAGTCCTGGGTGATAAATTCTGAATCAATAGCTACATTGTCCTGATCATAAATCTCACGGTACACATCATAGATCAGTCCCGTCTCCCCATCACGCTTCACATCTATTCCAGTAGCAAGATCACTATACTGGATAATGGTACGAGGTTCTATTTGGCGCTCATTTTCAATAAGTACGTCATAGCTATAGGAGGTCGGATACCCTATAATCTGAACGGAAAGCGATTCTTCGCTTACTTCCATTTCAATTCGGTACAAGGACTCATTAGGATTGAAGAAAACAAAGTCATGACCTTCATCTAGGTCTAAGCTCGCTTCTCTCCCCTTTTGGGCATAGGAAGGAAGATGCTGACTAATATGACGTTGGATAATTGAGAAATTGGTCTTTAGGACAGCTCCATATAAACCTGACGCCACTACATTCAGGGCAGGTTGCTGGTGTAGAGGAACATCACTGACTTGTTCAAGCAATGAAACATTTGTACGTGGTTCAATGACTAAACCATCCAATTCATTTGTGTATGTAAACACGTCAACTCCATCAGGTATGGGTTGCTCGAATTCCGCTATCACTTTGTAGAGGGATTCTGTCCCTGCGCTCACGTAATCATAGACCGAATAGGTTAAAGGCTGATCCGCTAGCACTTCCACTTGTGACTTTATGTCAGCAGTGAGTTTATCAAGCAGAAGATTATCATACACATCCTCACCAAATGAATCCTTCTGCTCTTCTAAAGCTGACGGGTTAAACCGAACAGAAAGGGGGGTAGCACTCCCATTTTGTAAGCTGTCTAATGTATCCGCTACGCCCACCGTTAAGAAGTCTTCTGATAAAACAATCGTTTCGTCTTCTGTCAGCATTTCAACCGGATGAACATCGAGCCAGTCCTGCACTCTGTTTCGAAGAGCCGTTTCAGCTTCTTGGCGAGTCATTCCGTCCACCGGTATCTCCCCGATTGTTGTTCCTTCTTCATATGTTTTAGGCCCTGCCATGACAACATCATAAGCAAATGCCCCACCAACAGAGAAACCATAAATAAACAGGGCCATTGCAAGGAGGTACATGAAAAATTTCAAATCCCACCGTTTATCCACAACGCATTCTCCCTATCTTATATGGTTTAGCCTTCAACACTCATCGTCAAATCAACGACTACACTTGGGCCTTGATCCTGGGCAAGCTTCACATCGTCTTCTGTAAGCTCGTCACCCTCGTTAAATAAAATATTGCCACGAGCATCGACGATATCTTTTTGAACCACTTTTCCTTTAAGGAGCTGTAGCTGTTTGTTGTGAATGCCTTCAAGTTTTGAAGCAGGCTTTTCTTTCTCCTCTTCTTCTACAACCTCTTCCACCTCTTCAGAAATAAGAGACGCAGAAGCTGACTCTTCCTCTGGGGTAACTTCTTCTACAAGCTCAAGCTGAGGTTCAACATCTTCTGGAACATCTTGATTCCATGCCCCTGTTGTCTCTTCACTTACAAGCGTACTTTCTAGCTCATCTTGGACAGAAGAGGCTGGCTGATCTTGTGGTACCGGTACAGGCTCAGCAGGAACGGTCTCTTTTACTTTCTCCTCTGCAGCTACAGCCACCGGCTCTTTCGTTACCGTTTCTTGTTGAGTAACTTTAGCTGGTGCCGATTCAGGTTCCCCTGTCAGTTCTTCAAGCGTTGTCACATGCTGCGTTAACGCTTCTTCGCTAACAATGGTCATATGCTCGCTGTAGGTCACAACTGAGGCACTTTCTAGAACCACTTCTTCATTCCCCATTTGTACGGATGCTGCGATTACTTTTCCAGTATCATCATTCACGTAATACTCCGTGACTTCTCCAATCAATTGTCCTTTACGAGTCATCACTTTAGAACCGATGATCTTCACTTTCTTATTAATTAACTCGTTTGCAATCGGAATCTCATCAAGGTCTAGAATCGCGGTTGTACTCTCAATTGTGACCGCATATTCCCCAACCCCGATTACCTTTTTAAACGGAATCGCTTTTACACTAACTTGCCAATCTTTATGTTCAATCGTTAGAAAATCAACATGTCCTTCGTCTGGATTAATGACAAGTGACTTAACTCTGCCGACTTCCTTTCCATCTACGATACTAATAATGGGCAATTCCGTAATTTCATGACTTCTTTTCATTGTTCATCACACCTATTTCTTTAGTAGTCTATGAATCTAAATTTTCTTTCGCGAAGTCTTGTATATACTCTAATTCAGCTACAATCATTGGATAATCTGAAAACTTGTCCAAAAGCTCATGGGTCCATTCATTTAATTTCTGATAATGCTGGTGCTCTATATGATGCTGCAAAAGCAGGGAGGCAAAGGTGTAATAGTCCTGGTCTGGCAGGGATGGTTGTAAAAACTTTTTAACGTACTGTGCATAATCGTCAGAGGACAAGATCTCTTCCTGAACCATAACTTCTTCTACAAGAGAATGAAGCATTTGCGTCTGGAACACACTCTTTAAAGGCTTCGCTATTTCTTCAGAAGGAGCTCCTTCTAAAGGAACTTCATCTTCTAGTGCATCTGGCTCATGATCAACCCACTCTACCATTTCAAATGCAGACTCATTACCTTCTAGTTCTTCGACTTCATCTTCTTGCTGAAAATCTTCATCGTCTAACGGCTCAAGGTCTTCCAGAACTTCCTCCCTAAGCGCCAATTCCTCTTCTTCATCCAACTCTTCTAGAGGCTCGAGTACATCTTCTTCATCAACCCATTCAGGAGCAGAATCTACCACTACATTCCCCTCGCCCCGATCATCTGTATAACCTTCATCAATGACCTCTAGGATAGAGGAACGATCCTCAAAGGAGTCCCCTAGAGCGTGTTCTTCTTCTGCCTCATCTTCTTCCATCCAATCAGAACGCGCGGCTAACAACTCTTCCTCAGGAGAAACAACTGGTTCATCTGTACTTAAAGGTTCCTCTTCTATTATGACATCTAATTCTGCTGGTTCTTCTTCGTCGCTTGCATCTGGTTCAACGTCTGATAACTCTTCTGCAAGAAGAACATCCTCTTCTTTACTATCGTCAGAACGGTTGTCTACTTCAACCGTTTGAGACACAATCAGATCTTCTTTCTCAACATCCATCTCTTCCTCAGCGTGTGCAACAGGTTCGATCTCCTTCTCTTCCTTATGTACAGCTTCATTTGAAACGGACGTATCACGGACAAGAACGAACTGCTGCAAGCGACGGTTTAACAATAATGCCGTTAAGAAAGCTAATAATACTAGTATCAAACTGCTTTGCCACCAGGCGAACGTGACCTTTGATGCATAAGTGGCCAAAGCGATTAATGCAGAAGCTCCGATTAAATAGAACTTCCCTTTCCGATCGAGTTGTATAGGTATGTAAGAGGCTCCTACTAAAAGAATGCCAACCGCAATAAGAGCGCCGATATATCCAACCACAATCTCACCTCTTCCTTAATTGGAAAAATGGTATCCTTCATCATCCAACAAATTGCTTATCAAGAAACTTCCATCAAAATTTTTGTAAAAAAATGGTCCTATAACCACCAGAGAGTGAATATGTAATGTTATAGAATCATTGTATAATAAAGTCAACCCATTTAAAAGGTCCTATTTCGACATCCGCCCACCGATAATGAGACCTATATTTCTTCCAAATTCACGATTTTTATAAAAAGAGATCCACAGAATTGAATTTTTTTAATTCCCTATTAAAAAACGGCTGAGCTCCTCACTCAGCCGCTTCTAACACCCGTTCATAGCTTGCTACTTTGTTTCGACCTTGCTGTTTCGCCCCCACATACATGGCCCGGTCTGCGTGGCGTACGAGTTCAATCGGACTTTCGCAATCTTCAGGGAAGGTCGCGACTCCCACACTTCCTGTGAGCCACACCTCTATATCCCCTTGCTGGTCGGTGATGTGTTCTTTCAGTCGGAACGGGACAGAAGAGATCTCGTGACGAAGCTTCTCTGCAATCGAGAGTCCCTTCTCTCTCCCTGCTCCTGGTAAGAAGGCTACAAATTCTTCTCCCCCATACCGTGCAACCGTCCCATCATTCCCTACGATATGTGATAAGCGATTCGCTAACTCACAAAGAGCTTCATTACCACTTTCATGTCCATAAGCATCGTTTACTTTCTTAAAATGATCCAAATCTAATAAAATAACAGAGGCGCATTCCTCTTCCTCTGATTGTTCGCATCTGTCAGCGTAGTCGCTGACGAGGTCTTCAAAGTAACGATAATTATACAGTTTCGTTAACGGACAAAGTTCACTTTTGCGCTTCGTTTCTTCATAGTGCCGCGCATTTTGAATGGCTACGGCCATATAGTTCGATAGGATCCCTACTAGCATAAGGTGGAATTTCTCATACGAGCGTTTCCTCGTAGAAGCAATGGTAATGATTCCTTCTATTTTGTTATTACGCTCAATGGGTACAGACATAATGCTCTCTACTTTTCTAGGAATAAGATCCGATTGAATCTGCTTCCATTGCTTCCTAGATTGATAGAGAATAGGTTCACCCTTAGCCAACACACCTTGACTAACCCCCTCGTATGATGAAAACTGAGGATTTTGAAACCCAATGCTTTTGCCACCATCGAAATATCGGATTAGTTCAAGATGATCTTGATTTTTTCGATCGAATATATAGATATAGTCAACGTGAAAAAGGACCGTTAAACTCTCGACGAATCGGTCCAACACTTCATCAACTTTTAAGCGACCTGTAAGTTCTTGACCAATTGAATTTGCCTGCTGTAAGTATTCGTTCACATGTTGACTGGCATAATAGAGCGTTAATATGAGGGACAACCCAACAAAAGGAAGCCCAACATAGTAGATTGCCGCAGCCCCAATTTCCATATATAAAACGTACAAGACAAATCCGATCGGCATTACAATCGCTGTATTCCCTAAATCCCAATAGAACTCTTTATCAAAAATGGATCCTTTATTCCCCAGAAAATAATTTCGTACAAAATAGATCACAACATGATTCAGAATGAACTGAGCTACAGCATACCCGATGATGGGGATGGCATCACTAGGTGTGTTAAAGGCTGATGGTCCATGGGTCCCCCCTAATATATAGTAGAAAAGGGCAGAGCCAAGGGACACAAATAGGAACATGGTCAAATTAAGAGGAAGCTTATACCAATAGGCTCTCGAGAGTTTTACTTTTGAGATCGAAACAATATAAGCAAGCTGAGTCATGATCATTTCGAAAAACAACCCAAAATACAAAAATACAGCAAGACTTATGCCATGAATGAAAATAATTGGGCTATTATTAATTACAATCGGAAATAGTGCTACTATGACGATCATAAATGCGAAGGAGAGAAGATCAAATTCCCTGCCTTGCGTCCCAGGGTTTGTTACCATATAAACGGTCGCTATAATCCCCGGCCAGAGTATTGCCCATATACTCCACAATGCCACTGTCTTCTGTTTTGATATCATCCCTCGCATCTCCTATCCCCGTCGCTCAAATCTTGTACTCCTCCGTTTATCGCTAGCCTTATTTAAGGTAATATTTAGTAAATACTAATACTTTTATCTTAGCACAGAACACCTATTTGTTCAAAAATTTCTGAATAGTTATGCTCATCTATTCAGAAATTTTTTGGATAAATTCTTTAACCCACGGGATCCAATAGAGGGACCCGGCGATAACTAGAACCTCTTCCTTAGAAGGATCCCATCTGTTATTTATATACGCCTTCCAATCTGAAGCTATTTCAGGATTTGAACTTGTAGAGAACGATGCGAGGTATTCAGGGCTAGAGGATCTTGCATGATCAAAGGTCGTGAATACGACTCTATCAAAAGCCTCTTCTAATAAAGGGATCATTTCAGCCAGGGGCTTATCCCGTAGAGCACTGTATAACAACGTTCTCTTCTTATCCGGATACAACTTACGAACTGTATAAATTAGCGACTCAGCCCCTGTTACATTATGCGCTCCGTCAATAATAATGGTGGGATTACTCGAAACCGTTTCAAATCTTCCTTCATACTCCACATCCCTAAACGACCTCACTGCCTGATCGATATGTACCCCTTCCATAAGTGATAGCCCCATTAAAGCCAAACTACTATTTTTCTGCTGGTGCTTCCCAGGGAGAGCGACACGGACCTCATCTATTTCATCCCACTCAGAGATAAATGAATATGCTTCTCCTATCTCCTTGATTGTAAATACCTCTCCCCATTGATAAAGGGGCGCATTCTTCTTTGCAGCCGTATCTTTCACAATCTGCTTCGCTTCTTCTTGCGTCACACCGGAAACAACAGGCGTTTCTACTTTAATAATCCCAGCCTTTTCAGATGTTATGGCTTCTATTGTATCCCCAAGAAAAGCTGTATGGTCCAGGTCAATCATTGTAATGATACTAAGGATCGGTTCGAGGACATTTGTAGAATCGCCCTTCCCTCCCATTCCAGCTTCAAATAAACTAATTGTTGCATAGTCACGAGAAAAGAGAATCGCCACCATAACAAGAAGTTCAAACTCAGACGGACCATCCTCATGTTCATCCATTTCCTTCACAACAGGGTACAGGCTATTGATATAATGGAT
The nucleotide sequence above comes from Pontibacillus chungwhensis. Encoded proteins:
- a CDS encoding VanW family protein — its product is MDKRWDLKFFMYLLAMALFIYGFSVGGAFAYDVVMAGPKTYEEGTTIGEIPVDGMTRQEAETALRNRVQDWLDVHPVEMLTEDETIVLSEDFLTVGVADTLDSLQNGSATPLSVRFNPSALEEQKDSFGEDVYDNLLLDKLTADIKSQVEVLADQPLTYSVYDYVSAGTESLYKVIAEFEQPIPDGVDVFTYTNELDGLVIEPRTNVSLLEQVSDVPLHQQPALNVVASGLYGAVLKTNFSIIQRHISQHLPSYAQKGREASLDLDEGHDFVFFNPNESLYRIEMEVSEESLSVQIIGYPTSYSYDVLIENERQIEPRTIIQYSDLATGIDVKRDGETGLIYDVYREIYDQDNVAIDSEFITQDYYAPVHKLEERPEPVEPVTSENGGTDQNGSLSDGEAESGGNSESGDEENSDGQNDGNEDGETSGSEGGQESKDPAESSGEGEDDGTSGGSTEGNGGEDTDGTGGIWSPDEGPSKGE
- a CDS encoding PRC-barrel domain-containing protein, whose protein sequence is MKRSHEITELPIISIVDGKEVGRVKSLVINPDEGHVDFLTIEHKDWQVSVKAIPFKKVIGVGEYAVTIESTTAILDLDEIPIANELINKKVKIIGSKVMTRKGQLIGEVTEYYVNDDTGKVIAASVQMGNEEVVLESASVVTYSEHMTIVSEEALTQHVTTLEELTGEPESAPAKVTQQETVTKEPVAVAAEEKVKETVPAEPVPVPQDQPASSVQDELESTLVSEETTGAWNQDVPEDVEPQLELVEEVTPEEESASASLISEEVEEVVEEEEKEKPASKLEGIHNKQLQLLKGKVVQKDIVDARGNILFNEGDELTEDDVKLAQDQGPSVVVDLTMSVEG
- a CDS encoding sensor domain-containing diguanylate cyclase, yielding MISKQKTVALWSIWAILWPGIIATVYMVTNPGTQGREFDLLSFAFMIVIVALFPIVINNSPIIFIHGISLAVFLYFGLFFEMIMTQLAYIVSISKVKLSRAYWYKLPLNLTMFLFVSLGSALFYYILGGTHGPSAFNTPSDAIPIIGYAVAQFILNHVVIYFVRNYFLGNKGSIFDKEFYWDLGNTAIVMPIGFVLYVLYMEIGAAAIYYVGLPFVGLSLILTLYYASQHVNEYLQQANSIGQELTGRLKVDEVLDRFVESLTVLFHVDYIYIFDRKNQDHLELIRYFDGGKSIGFQNPQFSSYEGVSQGVLAKGEPILYQSRKQWKQIQSDLIPRKVESIMSVPIERNNKIEGIITIASTRKRSYEKFHLMLVGILSNYMAVAIQNARHYEETKRKSELCPLTKLYNYRYFEDLVSDYADRCEQSEEEECASVILLDLDHFKKVNDAYGHESGNEALCELANRLSHIVGNDGTVARYGGEEFVAFLPGAGREKGLSIAEKLRHEISSVPFRLKEHITDQQGDIEVWLTGSVGVATFPEDCESPIELVRHADRAMYVGAKQQGRNKVASYERVLEAAE
- a CDS encoding bifunctional folylpolyglutamate synthase/dihydrofolate synthase, which produces MFTTMKQIEKFFNDRKGLGIKPGFNRMYKMLEALNNPHKDIKAVHIAGTNGKGSTLAFMKQALMDQGFRVSSFVSPSFKTIREHIFLQNEPISETRFIHYINSLYPVVKEMDEHEDGPSEFELLVMVAILFSRDYATISLFEAGMGGKGDSTNVLEPILSIITMIDLDHTAFLGDTIEAITSEKAGIIKVETPVVSGVTQEEAKQIVKDTAAKKNAPLYQWGEVFTIKEIGEAYSFISEWDEIDEVRVALPGKHQQKNSSLALMGLSLMEGVHIDQAVRSFRDVEYEGRFETVSSNPTIIIDGAHNVTGAESLIYTVRKLYPDKKRTLLYSALRDKPLAEMIPLLEEAFDRVVFTTFDHARSSSPEYLASFSTSSNPEIASDWKAYINNRWDPSKEEVLVIAGSLYWIPWVKEFIQKISE